One Cucurbita pepo subsp. pepo cultivar mu-cu-16 chromosome LG20, ASM280686v2, whole genome shotgun sequence genomic window carries:
- the LOC111783306 gene encoding acetyl-CoA acetyltransferase, cytosolic 1-like, translating into MAPLSSDSINPRDVCIVGVARTPMGAFLGSLSSFSATQLGSIAIQCALKRANVDPSLVQEVFFGNVLSANLGQAPARQAALGAGIPNSVICTTINKVCASGMKATMIAAHTIQLGINDVVVSGGMESMSNVPKYLQLRKGSRFGNDTVVDGMLKDGLWDVYNDFAMGVCAEMCASQHSITREEQDAYAIKSFERGLAAQNNGQLSWEIAPVKVPSGRGKPSSIFDKDESLRQFDAAKLRKLRPSFKEDGGTVTAGNASIISDGAAALVLVSGKKAIELGLEIIAVIKGYADAAQAPELFTTAPALAIPKAVSNAGLHASQIDYYEINEAFSVVALANQKLLGLDPDRVNVHGGAVSLGHPLGCSGARILVTLLGVLRQRNGKYGVGAVCNGGGGASALVVELMPGARVRHSKL; encoded by the exons ATGGCTCCTCTTTCCTCCGATTCCATCAACCCCCGAG ATGTTTGTATTGTGGGTGTTGCTCGTACGCCAATGGGTGCCTTTCTTGGTTCACTTTCATCTTTCTCTGCTACCCAACTCGGTTCTATAGCGATTCAAT GTGCCCTTAAGAGGGCAAATGTTGATCCTTCTCTTGTTCAAGAGGTATTCTTCGGAAATGTTCTCAGTGCAAATTTAGGGCAAGCTCCTGCTAGGCAGGCTGCCTTAGGTGCTGGTATACCAAACTCTGTTATCTGCACCACTATTAATAAAGTCTGTGCATCCGGCATGAAAG CAACAATGATTGCAGCGCACACGATTCAGTTAGGTATAAATGATGTTGTTGTTTCTGGTGGTATGGAAAGTATGTCTAATGTGCCCAAATATCTCCAACTAAG AAAAGGGTCTCGATTTGGAAATGATACTGTTGTAGATGGTATGCTAAAAGATGGTCTTTGGGATGTTTACAACGACTTTGCGATGGGTGTTTGTGCTGAGATGTGTGCCAGCCAGCACTCCATTACAAGAGAAGAGCAG GATGCATATGCTATTAAGAGCTTTGAGCGAGGGCTTGCAGCACAAAATAATGGTCAATTATCCTGGGAAATAGCTCCG gTCAAGGTTCCTTCCGGAAGAGGGAAGCCATCTTCAATTTTTGACAAGGACGAAAGCTTGAGACAG TTTGATGCTGCAAAACTAAGGAAGCTCAGGCCAAGTTTTAAGGAGGATGGCGGTACTGTTACTGCTGGCAATGCTTCTATCATAAG TGATGGTGCTGCTGCTTTAGTGCTGGTGAGTGGGAAGAAGGCGATCGAACTCGGTTTAGAAATAATTGCCGTAATTAAAGGATACGCTGATGCAGCTCAG GCGCCTGAATTATTTACAACGGCTCCAGCCCTTGCTATTCCAAAAGCTGTCTCAAATGCTGGTTTACATGCTTCTCAAAttgattattatgaaataaatgaagcATTTTCC GTTGTGGCTCTTGCTAATCAGAAGCTGCTTGGTCTTGATCct GACAGAGTTAATGTTCATGGGGGAGCTGTATCTTTGGGACACCCATTGGGATGCAGCGGAGCTCGGATTTTGGTCACATTGTTAGGG GTACTAAGACAGAGAAATGGAAAGTATGGGGTTGGTGCTGTGTGcaatggtggtggaggagcATCCGCTCTTGTAGTTGAACTCAT GCCTGGCGCCAGAGTTCGACACTCCAAGCTGTGA
- the LOC111783430 gene encoding WEB family protein At1g12150-like, with protein sequence MPNFRAKDQQKGSPKTEVGEIDTRAPFQSVRAAVSLFGEVVSSKDKQTVKRNKQLSSENVLEKETQLLLAQKELSKIKQQLQSSDTTKSRALAELEKAKQLQEDLTTKLCCINESMKSAMDVAEAVKIQAKKLEVAKSQKEMAGAAGCSSKQELDFARSEYTVIVAELDASKQELTKIRQDFDAALESKLAAFQLAAEAQRSANLNSDRLVELSKQIAAMQQSIEDLKHVSTEAQKQLVKILEERDAGFNEYKTAREEMERNVMILQKEIDPQLTISLEEKLKETTIEIEVLQEKMKEVHASEMDTVRAVTVELNDATKTLQQISEEESSLRNLVSSLRLEVENVRRKREELSKKVEEEEKMLAERREQSLKLQQLLLEAEASRKETEQMMQEAAELKRDAEANRCFTEEAETRLQFVQREAEEAKEAEKKALEEMRSLAGKHSENSTEELEPTSQIKLTVDEFESLSKRVRESKMLAEREEANSIAEVEVISARQGEATKKVEANLRAIEEIKIATEMALKSAEMVETAKMVVEGELRRWRQEEENVAPQVSSGHIYI encoded by the exons ATGCCGAACTTTCGTGCAAAAGATCAACAAAAAGGGTCTCCAAAGACAGAGGTGGGAGAGATAGACACAAGAGCACCATTTCAATCCGTGAGGGCTGCCGTTAGTTTGTTTGGAGAAGTTGTTTCTTCTAAGGACAAACAAACcgttaaaagaaacaaacagcTTTCTTCCGAG AATGTATTGGAAAAGGAAACACAGCTTTTGTTGGCTCAGAAAGAGCTCAGCAAGATCAAGCAACAGCTTCAGAGTTCTGATACCACCAAGTCCAGAGCGCTTGCTGAGCTCGAGAAGGCCAAGCAGTTGCAGGAAGACCTCACCACCAAGCTTTGCTGTATCAACGAGTCCATGAAATCTGCTATGGATGTTGCTGAGGCTGTCAAGATCCAAGCCAAGAAGCTCGAGGTTGCTAAGTCGCAGAAGGAGATGGCTGGCGCTGCCGGTTGTTCTTCGAAACAGGAGCTCGACTTCGCGAGATCGGAGTACACAGTCATTGTTGCTGAGCTTGATGCTTCCAAGCAGGAGCTGACAAAGATTCGACAAGATTTCGATGCGGCATTGGAGTCGAAATTGGCTGCGTTCCAGCTTGCTGCTGAGGCGCAGCGATCGGCAAATCTCAATAGCGATCGGTTGGTTGAATTGTCGAAGCAAATTGCTGCGATGCAACAGTCGATTGAAGATCTTAAGCATGTTTCGACAGAGGCACAGAAACAACTCGTTAAGATTTTGGAGGAGAGAGATGCGGGTTTCAACGAATATAAGACTGCCAGGgaagaaatggaaaggaaTGTGATGATTCTTCAGAAAGAAATCGATCCTCAGCTGACCATTTCGCTCGAGGAAAAACTTAAAGAAACAACCATAGAGATCGAGGTTTTGCaagagaagatgaaggagGTCCATGCTTCTGAAATGGATACCGTGAGAGCGGTTACCGTTGAACTTAACGATGCTACGAAGACTCTGCAGCAAATCTCTGAAGAAGAAAGCTCCCTAAGGAACTTAGTTAGTTCCTTGAGACTGGAAGTGGAGAATGtgaggaggaagagagaggagttgagtaaaaaagttgaagaagaagaaaagatgttAGCTGAGAGAAGAGAGCAGAGTTTGAAACTCCAACAGCTTCTACTTGAAGCTGAAGCTTCAAGGAAAGAGACCGAACAGATGATGCAAGAAGCGGCCGAGCTTAAGCGAGACGCGGAGGCTAACAGATGCTTCACGGAGGAAGCAGAGACAAGACTACAGTTTGTACAAAGGGAGGCCGAAGAAGCCAAGgaagcagagaagaaagcGCTCGAGGAAATGAGGAGTTTGGCTGGAAAACACAGCGAAAATTCAACCGAAGAATTGGAGCCTACTTCACAGATCAAATTAACGGTGGACGAGTTCGAATCCTTGAGTAAAAGGGTGAGAGAATCCAAAATGCTAGCAGAAAGGGAGGAGGCAAACAGCATAGCCGAAGTGGAGGTAATCAGTGCAAGGCAAGGTGAAGCAACGAAAAAGGTCGAGGCCAACTTAAGAGCAATCGAGGAGATCAAGATAGCAACAGAGATGGCGTTAAAGAGTGCAGAGATGGTGGAGACGGCGAAAATGGTGGTCGAAGGTGAACTCCGACGATGGCGTCAAGAAGAGGAGAATGTGGCACCTCAAGTTTCTTCTGGACATATCTACATTTAG
- the LOC111783432 gene encoding phosphatidylinositol/phosphatidylcholine transfer protein SFH1-like isoform X1, with the protein MGIGSEEAIRQLRALMDHVEEQLKCTFQNVHQGYLTETLERFLKAREWNITKAHKMLVDCLNWRVDNEIDMMLTKPIVPVDVYRAIRDSQLIGLSGYSREGLPVFAIGVGLSTFDKASVNYYVQSHIQINEYRDRIVLPSASKKYGRPITTCVKVLDMTGLKLSALSQIKLLTIISTIDDLNYPEKTNTYFIVNVPYIFSSCWKVVKPLLQERTRKKIQVLSGSGRDELLKIMDYSSLPHFCKREGSGSNRHSSNGAESCYSLDHPFHQQLYNHIKQQAVQESSRPIKQGSVHVSLPESAAEGNDIVKTIELELHKYGNGNGNGNGNGLSNSLGSLKI; encoded by the exons ATGGGGATCGGTTCTGAGGAGGCGATCCGGCAGCTCCGAGCTTTGATGGATCATG TTGAGGAGCAATTGAAGTGCACTTTTCAG AATGTTCATCAAGGATATCTAACTGAAACTTTGGAGCGGTTTCTGAAGGCGCGGGAATGGAACATTACCAAAGCTCACAAAATG TTGGTAGATTGTTTAAACTGGCGAGTCGACAATGAAATCGACATGATGTTAACT AAACCTATAGTTCCTGTCGATGTTTACAGAGCGATTCGTGATTCTCAGCTCATAGGACTTTCGGGTTATTCAAGAGAG GGCCTACCAGTCTTTGCCATTGGTGTGGGACTCAGCACATTTGATAAAGCATCC GTCAACTACTATGTGCAATCGCACATTCAAATCAATGAGTATCGGGATCGCATAGTCTTG CCTTCTGCATCGAAGAAGTATGGGCGGCCTATTACGACTTGCGTAAAGGTTTTAGATATGACCGGTTTAAAGCTGTCAGCACTGAGCCAGATCAAG TTATTAACAATCATATCAACCATCGACGACTTGAACTACCCAGAGAAGACGAATACTTATTTCATAGTAAATGTCCCTTACATATTTTCATCTTGTTGGAAG GTAGTCAAGCCTCTGTTGCAGGAAAGGACTAGgaaaaaaatacaagtttTATCAGGTAGTGGAAGAGATGAACTGCTGAAG ATAATGGACTATTCGTCTCTCCCGCATTTCTGCAAAAGAGAAGGCTCTGGATCAAACCGTCATTCTTCTAATGGAGCTGAAAGTTGCTATTCTTTGGACCATCCCTTTCATCAACAACTCTACAACCATATCAAGCAGCAAGCGGTTCAGGAATCTTCCAGACCGATCAAACAGGGATCCGTGCATGTGAGTCTACCCGAATCAGCTGCAGAAGGAAATGATATTGTCAAAACCATTGAGTTAGAGTTGCACAAGTATGGGAACGGGAACGGGAATGGGAACGGAAATGGATTATCCAACTCGCTAGGCAGCCTGAAAATTTGA
- the LOC111783432 gene encoding phosphatidylinositol/phosphatidylcholine transfer protein SFH1-like isoform X2: protein MNVHQGYLTETLERFLKAREWNITKAHKMLVDCLNWRVDNEIDMMLTKPIVPVDVYRAIRDSQLIGLSGYSREGLPVFAIGVGLSTFDKASVNYYVQSHIQINEYRDRIVLPSASKKYGRPITTCVKVLDMTGLKLSALSQIKLLTIISTIDDLNYPEKTNTYFIVNVPYIFSSCWKVVKPLLQERTRKKIQVLSGSGRDELLKIMDYSSLPHFCKREGSGSNRHSSNGAESCYSLDHPFHQQLYNHIKQQAVQESSRPIKQGSVHVSLPESAAEGNDIVKTIELELHKYGNGNGNGNGNGLSNSLGSLKI from the exons ATG AATGTTCATCAAGGATATCTAACTGAAACTTTGGAGCGGTTTCTGAAGGCGCGGGAATGGAACATTACCAAAGCTCACAAAATG TTGGTAGATTGTTTAAACTGGCGAGTCGACAATGAAATCGACATGATGTTAACT AAACCTATAGTTCCTGTCGATGTTTACAGAGCGATTCGTGATTCTCAGCTCATAGGACTTTCGGGTTATTCAAGAGAG GGCCTACCAGTCTTTGCCATTGGTGTGGGACTCAGCACATTTGATAAAGCATCC GTCAACTACTATGTGCAATCGCACATTCAAATCAATGAGTATCGGGATCGCATAGTCTTG CCTTCTGCATCGAAGAAGTATGGGCGGCCTATTACGACTTGCGTAAAGGTTTTAGATATGACCGGTTTAAAGCTGTCAGCACTGAGCCAGATCAAG TTATTAACAATCATATCAACCATCGACGACTTGAACTACCCAGAGAAGACGAATACTTATTTCATAGTAAATGTCCCTTACATATTTTCATCTTGTTGGAAG GTAGTCAAGCCTCTGTTGCAGGAAAGGACTAGgaaaaaaatacaagtttTATCAGGTAGTGGAAGAGATGAACTGCTGAAG ATAATGGACTATTCGTCTCTCCCGCATTTCTGCAAAAGAGAAGGCTCTGGATCAAACCGTCATTCTTCTAATGGAGCTGAAAGTTGCTATTCTTTGGACCATCCCTTTCATCAACAACTCTACAACCATATCAAGCAGCAAGCGGTTCAGGAATCTTCCAGACCGATCAAACAGGGATCCGTGCATGTGAGTCTACCCGAATCAGCTGCAGAAGGAAATGATATTGTCAAAACCATTGAGTTAGAGTTGCACAAGTATGGGAACGGGAACGGGAATGGGAACGGAAATGGATTATCCAACTCGCTAGGCAGCCTGAAAATTTGA